The Colias croceus chromosome 21, ilColCroc2.1 genome window below encodes:
- the LOC123701331 gene encoding uncharacterized protein LOC123701331, which produces MPRKPCYWTRKLELLLVDFIRQKDFIWKPIGNTNHHIQQKYKAYAEFASKLGRGFTARSVRDRWVNIRSTFNHNLRKVLKSKETAKSPDEVYTPCWPLWKPLQFLRESTKRDDCSYEEYNSTQEDCKEANVNFETALSDINETDILNIRQTGQRTDRPRKKNKSKRNKVNKCKELLDNLLVSMSPLSGVEQSQPYWFFGKHVTERLNAMRQLDAKCAGRDILKLLDGTNNEMDYTLGS; this is translated from the exons ATGCCTCGTAAGCCTTGTTACTGGACTCGTAAATTAGAGTTGCTATTGGTTGATTTCATACGCCAGAAAGATTTCATTTGGAAGCCTATCGGTAATACAAATCACCACATTCAGCAAAAATACAAAGCTTATGCAGAATTTGCTTCGAAGTTAGGACGTGGCTTTacag CTCGTTCAGTTCGAGACCGCTGGGTAAATATAAGAAGCACATTTAATCATAACCTGCGGAAAGTTTTAAAGTCCAAAGAGACTGCCAAGTCACCAGACGAGGTCTACACTCCTTGTTGGCCGTTGTGGAAGCCGCTGCAGTTCTTAAGAGAATCTACAAAGAGGGATGACTGCTCTTATGAG GAATACAATTCAACACAAGAAGATTGCAAAGAAGCAAACGTCAATTTTGAGACAGCTCTATCTGATATAAATGAAACGGATATTCTAAATATCAGACAAACGGGACAGAGGACAGATCGGCCAAGGAAAAAGAATAAATCAAAGAGGAATAAAGTTAACAAATGCAAGGAATTGCTTGATAATCTCTTAGTGTCTATGTCTCCCTTGAGTGGGGTGGAACAGTCGCAGCCCTATTGGTTTTTTGGGAAACATGTTACAGAGCGATTGAATGCCATGAGGCAACTAGACGCGAAATGCGCGGGAAGAGACATTTTAAAACTTCTTGATGGAACAAACAATGAAATGGACTACACATTAGGCAGTTGA